In Thermanaerovibrio velox DSM 12556, the genomic stretch GCAGTCGCAGGTCTTGCCTCCGGTTATGCGGTCTCCCTCATCCCGGCCCAGCTCGGTTATCCTCCTCAAAGGCATCTTAAAACGCCCCCTTTCGGGAAGTTTATTAATATTATCCGCCCCCGGGAAGGCTAAGTAAAGAGCGCTCAACCCCTTGGGCGAAGGCCCCGCGTGGTGCGCCCCCCGGTGGGCCTTTGGGTGCCCCTTGGGCGGCCCAGCTTGCCCTTCGGGGAAGAAGGTGTTTTCCCCGGGGAGTATGGCGCTCACCGCTGGAGGTGTTGTACCGCGGTCCCTGGGCTTCCCCCATGGGCCCCCGTGGTTCCCGCCCTCGGCGGACGCCGGGCGCTAAAGGGTCTGCCCATGAGTCCCTTGGAGGGGTGGAGAGGATTTGGTGCTCTGGGCCTTCCATGGGGACTGCGGCCTTAGGGGCCTTGGGGTTAACTTTAATCTTAGAGTGCATTATATCACTTGACCTGCGTCATCTCCCTGTGGTAATTCGATGAACAAGAGGTGCAGTTTTTGTAATATTTTATAAAAAATAGAAGAGGTGGTCTTTGGCCCCAGGGGATCCTGGTTTTGAGAATCTTTGCATCGTCGGTTGAAAATCCCGTGTTTGCGTTGAAGGGGGAGTGATTCGTATGAGCCGTTTAAGGAACCTTTTGTTTTTTGTTCTTGCCGTTCCGTTCGTATGTGGGATTACCGTGCCGGCCATGGGGGCGGAGCAGTACAAGTTCAAGATGGCCACCTTCTATCTTAAGGGTGACTCGGCCTTTGACGTTATCGATCACTTCCGTCAGCTGGTTTGGAAGAAGACCAACGGCAATGTGCGCATAGATGCCTTTCAGGCGGGGGAGCTTGGTTTCCCGGTGACGGAGATACTGGAGGCCACCTCCAGGGGTGTGGTGGAGATGGCCATATTCTACCCCAACTACAAGGCCGCCCAGGATCCGGTGATGGCCCTGGCGGGTGGCAGGCCAGGCCCGGTGTACAACTTCAAGGAGCAGCAGGCCCAGGTCAACGCCACCAAGGACCTCATAGAGAAGAGCTTCGGGCGCTTCGGGGTTAAGTACGTGGGCCCCATGATATATGGGGAGCCGGAGATACTGGTGACCCGAAAGCCCGTGGCTGCCCTTAAGGACCTGAGGGGCAAGATGCTGAGGGCCTCCGGGATGGCGGCGGAGTTCTACACCGCCATGGGGGCTCAGGCCATGATGATGTCCTCCGGAGAGCTGTACCAGGCGCTGCAGCTTGGGACCATAGACGGCCTTGAGTGGACCGACTACACCGCCAACTACAAGCTGGGATTCCACGAGGTGGCCAAGAACGTGCTGGAGCCCTCCAAGGGGGTAAACCTCCACAGCGAGGCGGCGGTGCACGCCTTCCTGGTGGTGAACCCGGCGGTGTGGGGTAAGCTTCCGAAGGAGTACCAGAAGGCCATACAGGAGGCCTGTGACGAGGCCTACCGCTGGAGCGACTCCCATATGGCTAAGCTCAACAGGGACTACAAGCAGAAGTGGATAGCCTCCGGCGCCAAGGTCTACCAGCTTCCCAAGGCGGATCAGGATAAGGTCATAGAGGTCAGCACCAACATCTTGGCGGGCTACGCCTCCAAGTCCCCGGACGCCAGGGATTTCTGCGTGAGGCTAGTTAAGTTCTGGAAGGACATGGGCTATCAAAATTGGAGCAAGGCCCTGGAGGGCAAGATGAAGTGATCCAAGGCCCTTAATGGGGGTCATAGATGTCCGG encodes the following:
- a CDS encoding TRAP transporter substrate-binding protein; the encoded protein is MSRLRNLLFFVLAVPFVCGITVPAMGAEQYKFKMATFYLKGDSAFDVIDHFRQLVWKKTNGNVRIDAFQAGELGFPVTEILEATSRGVVEMAIFYPNYKAAQDPVMALAGGRPGPVYNFKEQQAQVNATKDLIEKSFGRFGVKYVGPMIYGEPEILVTRKPVAALKDLRGKMLRASGMAAEFYTAMGAQAMMMSSGELYQALQLGTIDGLEWTDYTANYKLGFHEVAKNVLEPSKGVNLHSEAAVHAFLVVNPAVWGKLPKEYQKAIQEACDEAYRWSDSHMAKLNRDYKQKWIASGAKVYQLPKADQDKVIEVSTNILAGYASKSPDARDFCVRLVKFWKDMGYQNWSKALEGKMK